From one Luteolibacter sp. SL250 genomic stretch:
- a CDS encoding putative Na+/H+ antiporter, translating to MTRFILLISLLFSCSLSAADPAPAYPNLSGGIDQYAVFPRPLEMYPTPGESLVDTIMTRASMDPFNVAATVIFLLAIAHTFLAGPITRLAHHYEHLHEEKLEREGYQPPDDPDASHPVCFRATILHFFGEVEAIFGIWVLALAGAATWFHSWTDFKLYMSKDRVFTEPLFVVVVMAIAASRPVLRFSEKVMSGAASLGKGSPGAWWLSVMIIAPLLGSFITEPAAMTIGALLLAKKFYRHNPPAKLAYATLGLLFVNISVGGTLTHFAAPPVLMVAGKWQWDTPFMLLHFGWKSALGILISTTAYFLWFKKEFFRIADKADGREDGRLNSAAWAEREDPVPAWIVGIHLAFLAWTVYSAHYPVLFIGGFLFFLAFTIATRHHQNDIQMKGPLLVGFFLAGLVIHGGCQGWWISPVITSLPDPLLMLGATILTAFNDNAAITYLAAQVDGISEGAKYAVVAGAVAGGGLTVIANAPNPAGQSILGRFFEGGVSPLKLFLAAVIPTIVVYVCLALLPS from the coding sequence ATGACACGCTTTATCCTACTCATCTCGCTGTTATTTTCCTGCTCCCTCTCCGCCGCTGATCCGGCGCCAGCCTATCCGAACCTGAGCGGGGGGATCGACCAGTATGCCGTCTTCCCCCGTCCGCTGGAGATGTATCCCACCCCGGGCGAGAGCCTGGTGGACACCATCATGACGCGCGCGTCGATGGATCCGTTCAACGTGGCGGCGACGGTGATCTTCCTGCTGGCCATCGCGCACACGTTCCTGGCCGGCCCCATCACCCGGCTGGCCCACCACTACGAGCACCTGCATGAGGAGAAGCTGGAGCGGGAAGGCTACCAGCCGCCAGACGACCCGGATGCCTCACACCCGGTGTGTTTCCGGGCGACCATCCTGCATTTCTTCGGCGAGGTGGAGGCCATCTTCGGCATCTGGGTGCTGGCGCTGGCCGGTGCGGCCACCTGGTTCCACAGTTGGACGGACTTCAAGCTCTACATGAGCAAGGACCGCGTGTTCACGGAGCCGCTGTTCGTGGTGGTGGTCATGGCCATCGCGGCCAGCAGGCCGGTGCTGCGCTTTTCGGAAAAGGTCATGTCCGGGGCGGCCTCGCTGGGCAAGGGATCTCCCGGCGCCTGGTGGCTGAGCGTGATGATCATCGCGCCGTTGCTCGGTTCCTTCATCACGGAGCCCGCCGCCATGACCATCGGCGCGCTGCTGCTGGCGAAGAAGTTCTACCGCCACAACCCTCCGGCGAAGCTGGCGTATGCCACGCTGGGCCTGCTGTTCGTGAACATCTCCGTGGGTGGCACGCTCACCCACTTCGCCGCGCCGCCCGTGCTCATGGTGGCGGGCAAGTGGCAGTGGGACACGCCCTTCATGCTCCTGCACTTCGGCTGGAAGTCCGCGCTCGGCATCCTGATCTCCACGACGGCGTATTTCCTGTGGTTCAAGAAGGAGTTCTTCCGCATCGCGGACAAGGCGGACGGCAGGGAGGACGGCCGGCTCAACAGCGCGGCGTGGGCGGAGCGTGAGGACCCGGTGCCGGCATGGATCGTGGGCATCCACCTCGCGTTCCTGGCATGGACCGTGTACAGCGCGCACTACCCGGTGCTGTTCATCGGCGGCTTCCTGTTCTTCCTGGCGTTCACCATCGCCACCCGCCACCACCAGAATGACATCCAGATGAAAGGTCCGCTGCTGGTCGGATTCTTCCTCGCCGGACTGGTCATCCACGGAGGCTGCCAAGGCTGGTGGATCTCCCCGGTCATCACCTCCCTGCCGGACCCGCTGCTCATGCTGGGTGCCACCATCCTCACCGCGTTCAATGACAACGCGGCCATCACCTACCTGGCCGCACAGGTGGACGGCATCAGCGAGGGCGCGAAATACGCCGTCGTCGCCGGTGCGGTGGCGGGCGGCGGATTGACCGTCATCGCCAATGCGCCGAACCCGGCGGGCCAGAGCATCCTCGGCAGGTTCTTCGAGGGGGGCGTCTCCCCGCTGAAGCTTTTCCTGGCAGCGGTCATACCGACCATCGTCGTCTATGTCTGCCTGGCGCTGCTGCCATCGTGA
- a CDS encoding DUF1080 domain-containing protein, with product MTKPIACIVLAISSLGIAAETAPDPKADGWVALGKADFVPVNTAPDTWQWKDDGSLHCTGQPVGVMRTVKQYKNFEMAVSWCHLKAAGNSGVFVWAPQDALDKLTKPGLPDAGIEVQVLDPGFTAAYEKSSGKKGDWFTAHGDVFPVGRSKMVPFPPTSPNGSRSFPTAQTTKETGEWNHYLIRAVDGTIRLWVNGVQVSGGEKCEPPQGFLCLESEGSPIDFKDIKIRELK from the coding sequence ATGACAAAACCCATTGCCTGCATCGTCCTCGCCATTTCCTCCCTTGGCATCGCCGCCGAAACCGCCCCTGATCCGAAAGCGGATGGCTGGGTGGCGCTGGGCAAGGCGGACTTCGTCCCGGTGAACACCGCCCCGGACACGTGGCAGTGGAAGGATGACGGCAGCCTCCACTGCACCGGCCAGCCCGTGGGCGTGATGCGCACGGTGAAGCAGTACAAGAACTTCGAAATGGCGGTGTCCTGGTGCCACCTGAAGGCAGCGGGGAACTCCGGCGTCTTCGTCTGGGCGCCGCAGGACGCGCTGGACAAGCTGACGAAGCCCGGACTGCCGGACGCGGGCATCGAGGTCCAGGTGCTGGATCCCGGTTTCACCGCCGCCTATGAGAAATCCTCCGGCAAGAAAGGCGACTGGTTCACCGCCCACGGGGATGTCTTCCCCGTCGGCCGCTCGAAGATGGTCCCCTTCCCGCCCACCTCGCCGAATGGCAGCCGCAGCTTCCCCACCGCACAGACGACCAAGGAGACCGGCGAGTGGAACCACTACCTGATCCGCGCCGTGGACGGCACCATCCGCCTGTGGGTGAACGGCGTCCAGGTCTCCGGCGGCGAGAAATGCGAGCCCCCGCAGGGCTTCCTCTGCCTGGAGTCCGAGGGATCGCCCATCGACTTCAAGGACATCAAGATCCGGGAGCTGAAGTGA
- a CDS encoding RDD family protein, whose amino-acid sequence MPAPSFTPPPSAPPSSPASYGPPPTMEIPEEAKKKVKEVVPDEDEVKAGDIAPFNTRVIAAVIDWGVVLCLTVVLSMISSILGMLCNLAALGYMLTKDSLPFLGGQSIGKKVMKIRAVTADGAPLTGNWEKGILRNAFLLIAPVELVVLLLREEKPEKGRRLGDDFAKTKVIVEAEPAVPEA is encoded by the coding sequence ATGCCGGCTCCTTCCTTCACCCCGCCGCCGTCCGCGCCGCCATCCAGCCCGGCGTCCTACGGTCCTCCGCCGACCATGGAGATCCCGGAAGAGGCGAAAAAGAAGGTCAAGGAAGTCGTTCCTGACGAGGATGAGGTCAAGGCGGGCGACATCGCCCCGTTCAACACCCGCGTCATCGCCGCCGTCATCGACTGGGGGGTGGTGCTTTGCCTCACCGTCGTCCTGTCCATGATCAGCAGCATCCTCGGGATGCTTTGCAATCTGGCGGCCCTCGGCTACATGCTCACGAAGGACTCCCTGCCATTCCTCGGTGGCCAGAGCATCGGCAAGAAAGTCATGAAAATCCGCGCCGTCACCGCGGATGGCGCACCCCTGACCGGGAATTGGGAAAAGGGCATCCTCCGGAACGCCTTCCTCCTCATCGCCCCGGTCGAGCTGGTCGTCCTTCTTCTCCGTGAGGAGAAGCCGGAGAAAGGCCGCCGCCTGGGTGACGACTTCGCGAAGACCAAGGTCATCGTCGAAGCGGAGCCCGCCGTTCCGGAAGCATGA
- a CDS encoding VWA domain-containing protein codes for MIFAHKYLLFLLPLVIIGAVLLYRVSKARARKKLSAFSPATRLPAMLRSVDFRAKKRKFILVTVALSLLLVALARPMWGPRDSSKEQEGAEFFIILDVSKSMLVRDVKPSRLDSVRASLAEWFKTRSGDRIGLILMAGDAFIQAPLTNDYTALREVLEQSRPKSISLGGTNISEAIKVAGKALDASGVKNKAVVIVSDGENTEGHAVTDIQSAHVNERIKFFTVGVGTPEGGQVPNKELPPDFQGPVTEIVKDEYGLPVTSKLDERNLRAIAAAGGGRYFDYQPEGKTWDLLYNQSLSTLAKKSAVFKLEDFVDLFQIPLLLAILLLAAEAGISTRLKNPPRPKSAVTLPEPSPAPAAKAMETTKYAPLAIALLFALTGSSWGAEVDPLIARTEGMLKDGKAVEAASMLREAVQKRPQDHYLIYNYGIAAYAAKQYQEAADAFSEVCLSKDRKLRGQALTQLGNTHYRIGQTVSKSWNRNGAVVAWERAVEYYQSANEEKPTKNTEKNLGVAKEQLEKLLLDIGDKSVIEAEKAQAQQEQIPEPEKAEKNKPANLNVQVSHLTKAHEAYEKVTTLNPENKDAEKKLEQVTENLAEKLTEQARMLRERSAKVPEGKNQKSEQDKLNVQASQSYEKARALQPDDMPLAQEHDAFKKEVADKMTDTAQEIADQAMQPKPEAPKMGDLKKKQEGLQKALEQTNKALAFDDQNQRAQNLQAEVMKNLEETHMALAEMAMDVGDLAEERKQAEGAAENFNGAMQNFQKALAINPDNAEAEKGAAEAQEKLARNMAEIGKKEMAKVGQEPKPAKKGQTPPPVDPVSRLREDIGHLEKAAQNFAQADALAPGENEAQELHDQATEQLTELRSQLDKAQAQAGNQPKAPGEEAGEQQAAEQPGEPQDSQQPGTPIQAVKAMASFSDVRGSSDLEGQYKDLRDKRKIRDW; via the coding sequence ATGATCTTCGCGCACAAATACCTGCTGTTCCTGCTGCCGCTGGTCATCATCGGCGCGGTGTTGCTTTACCGTGTGTCAAAGGCCCGCGCGCGGAAAAAGCTCTCCGCCTTCAGCCCGGCCACGCGCCTGCCCGCCATGCTGAGATCGGTGGACTTCCGCGCGAAGAAGCGGAAATTCATCCTGGTGACGGTGGCGCTCTCACTGCTGCTGGTGGCGCTGGCCCGGCCCATGTGGGGGCCGCGTGACAGCAGCAAGGAACAGGAAGGCGCGGAGTTTTTCATCATCCTGGACGTCTCGAAGAGCATGCTGGTGCGGGACGTGAAGCCGTCGCGGCTGGACTCCGTGAGGGCGTCGCTGGCGGAGTGGTTCAAGACCCGCTCCGGCGACCGCATCGGCCTCATCCTGATGGCAGGGGATGCCTTCATCCAGGCACCGCTCACCAATGACTACACCGCCCTGCGGGAGGTGCTGGAGCAGTCCCGGCCGAAGTCCATCTCACTGGGCGGCACGAACATTTCCGAGGCCATCAAAGTAGCGGGCAAGGCGCTGGACGCCAGCGGGGTGAAGAACAAGGCCGTCGTCATCGTCAGCGACGGGGAGAACACGGAGGGGCACGCCGTCACCGATATCCAGTCGGCGCATGTGAACGAGCGCATCAAGTTCTTCACCGTCGGCGTCGGCACGCCGGAGGGCGGGCAGGTGCCGAACAAGGAACTGCCGCCGGATTTCCAGGGACCGGTCACCGAGATCGTGAAGGACGAATACGGCCTGCCCGTGACCAGCAAGCTGGACGAGCGGAACCTGCGCGCCATCGCCGCCGCGGGCGGAGGCCGCTACTTCGACTACCAGCCGGAGGGGAAGACCTGGGATCTGCTCTACAACCAGTCGCTCTCCACACTGGCGAAGAAGTCCGCCGTTTTCAAACTGGAGGACTTCGTGGATCTGTTCCAGATTCCCCTGTTGCTGGCCATCCTCCTGCTGGCCGCAGAAGCCGGTATCTCCACCCGCCTCAAGAACCCGCCCCGCCCGAAATCCGCCGTCACGCTCCCGGAACCAAGCCCGGCACCCGCCGCCAAAGCCATGGAAACGACCAAATACGCGCCGCTGGCCATCGCCCTGCTGTTCGCCCTCACCGGTTCGTCATGGGGGGCGGAGGTGGACCCGCTCATCGCCAGGACGGAAGGCATGCTGAAGGACGGAAAGGCGGTGGAGGCCGCCTCCATGCTGCGTGAGGCCGTGCAGAAACGCCCGCAGGATCACTATCTCATCTACAACTACGGCATCGCCGCGTACGCCGCGAAGCAATACCAGGAGGCGGCGGACGCTTTCTCCGAAGTCTGCCTTTCCAAGGACCGGAAGCTGCGGGGGCAGGCGCTCACCCAGCTCGGCAACACGCACTACCGCATCGGCCAGACGGTCAGCAAATCATGGAACCGCAACGGTGCCGTCGTCGCCTGGGAACGGGCGGTGGAATACTACCAGAGCGCGAACGAGGAGAAACCGACGAAGAACACGGAGAAGAATCTCGGCGTGGCGAAGGAGCAACTGGAGAAGCTGCTGCTCGACATCGGTGACAAGTCGGTGATCGAGGCGGAAAAGGCGCAGGCCCAGCAGGAACAGATCCCGGAGCCGGAGAAGGCGGAGAAGAACAAGCCCGCCAACCTCAACGTCCAGGTCAGCCACCTGACGAAAGCCCACGAAGCCTACGAGAAGGTCACCACCCTGAACCCGGAGAACAAGGACGCGGAGAAGAAGCTGGAGCAGGTGACGGAGAACCTCGCCGAAAAGCTGACCGAGCAGGCGCGCATGCTGCGCGAGCGGTCCGCGAAGGTGCCGGAGGGCAAGAACCAGAAGTCGGAGCAGGACAAGCTCAACGTCCAGGCGTCCCAGTCCTACGAGAAGGCACGCGCGCTGCAGCCGGACGACATGCCCCTCGCCCAAGAGCATGATGCTTTCAAGAAAGAGGTCGCGGACAAGATGACGGACACCGCGCAGGAGATCGCGGACCAGGCGATGCAGCCGAAGCCGGAGGCTCCGAAGATGGGCGACCTGAAGAAGAAACAGGAAGGCCTGCAGAAAGCGCTGGAGCAGACGAACAAGGCGCTGGCCTTCGACGACCAGAACCAGCGGGCGCAGAACCTCCAGGCGGAGGTGATGAAGAACCTGGAGGAGACCCACATGGCCCTGGCCGAGATGGCGATGGATGTGGGGGATCTGGCGGAGGAACGGAAGCAGGCCGAGGGTGCGGCGGAGAATTTCAACGGCGCGATGCAGAATTTCCAGAAGGCATTGGCCATCAACCCGGACAACGCGGAGGCGGAGAAAGGCGCCGCCGAGGCCCAGGAAAAGCTCGCCCGGAACATGGCGGAGATCGGCAAAAAGGAGATGGCCAAGGTCGGCCAGGAGCCGAAACCGGCGAAGAAGGGCCAGACACCTCCGCCGGTCGATCCGGTCAGCCGCCTGCGTGAGGACATTGGCCACTTGGAAAAGGCGGCGCAGAATTTCGCCCAGGCGGACGCCCTCGCTCCCGGGGAGAACGAGGCGCAGGAACTCCATGACCAGGCGACGGAGCAGCTCACGGAGTTGCGGAGCCAGCTCGACAAGGCCCAGGCACAGGCGGGCAACCAGCCGAAGGCGCCGGGCGAGGAAGCGGGGGAGCAACAAGCCGCCGAACAGCCCGGTGAACCGCAGGACAGCCAGCAACCCGGCACCCCCATCCAGGCGGTGAAGGCCATGGCCAGCTTCAGCGACGTCCGCGGCAGCAGCGACCTGGAAGGCCAGTACAAGGACCTCCGCGACAAGCGGAAGATCCGCGACTGGTGA
- a CDS encoding VWA domain-containing protein, producing MTLPQFSFGQPWWLLLLIPLFWWFWRKGRPGQTAAILHSTTSVLAGLGNPRKVTPGRILWAVRLAALTLLVLAMARPRVPEGEHKNPNKGIDIMLSCDISGSMDEKDFTIGTEKISRREALTRAISEFVDNRTSDRIGMVGFGQYTYLLSPLTTDGNWIKDVLKMVVLRMDGTAIGDGIIAGVDKLEENPARSKVMILVTDGQNNKGNNPLVAADYAKTKGVRIYALEIMNIRSIRGAGVEKSPLAQVAQKTGGQYFQASDTGSLMQIYRQIDRMEKREIEVNRHMLYHELFLWFAGLAAVLLLFEWIANHTFWLRVP from the coding sequence ATGACCCTCCCTCAGTTCAGCTTCGGCCAGCCATGGTGGCTCCTGCTCCTCATCCCGCTGTTCTGGTGGTTCTGGCGGAAGGGGCGGCCGGGCCAGACCGCGGCCATCCTCCACTCCACCACCAGCGTGCTGGCGGGTCTGGGGAATCCGCGGAAAGTCACTCCGGGCCGCATCCTGTGGGCCGTCCGTCTGGCCGCTCTGACATTGCTGGTCCTCGCCATGGCCCGCCCGCGCGTGCCGGAGGGCGAGCACAAGAACCCGAACAAGGGCATCGACATCATGCTGTCGTGCGACATCTCCGGCTCCATGGATGAAAAGGACTTCACCATCGGCACGGAGAAGATCTCCCGCCGGGAGGCGCTCACCCGCGCCATCTCGGAGTTCGTGGACAACCGCACCAGCGACCGCATCGGCATGGTCGGCTTCGGCCAATACACCTACCTGCTCAGCCCGTTGACCACGGACGGCAACTGGATCAAGGACGTGCTCAAGATGGTGGTCCTGCGCATGGACGGCACCGCCATCGGTGACGGCATCATCGCCGGGGTGGACAAGCTGGAGGAAAATCCGGCGCGGTCGAAGGTCATGATCCTCGTCACCGACGGCCAGAACAACAAGGGCAACAACCCGCTGGTCGCCGCCGACTATGCGAAGACCAAGGGCGTGCGCATCTACGCGCTGGAGATCATGAACATCCGCAGCATCCGCGGCGCGGGTGTCGAGAAAAGCCCGCTGGCCCAGGTGGCGCAGAAGACCGGCGGCCAGTATTTCCAGGCGTCGGACACCGGCTCGCTCATGCAGATCTACCGCCAGATCGACCGCATGGAGAAACGCGAGATCGAGGTGAACCGCCACATGCTCTACCACGAGCTTTTCCTCTGGTTCGCCGGACTGGCCGCCGTGCTGCTGCTGTTCGAGTGGATCGCCAACCACACCTTCTGGCTCCGGGTTCCATGA
- a CDS encoding DUF4381 family protein, producing MKETPPDITDDFTLVAPPEPLAWLWPAVIALAVLLVIGLIVWRLYRKRRLPFQEPAVPPEVAAREGLEASRKLLDEGRYKEFVVEVSRVLRVYIEDRFALRAPHLSTEEFLFEAERSDRLSVDWQNALGDFLFQCDKVKFALANTEQPRMEALYATAERFISKEGGHSCPPSATGTQSKGTSGQSHVSPSIANVAGGQECPPSLFPQATPEKKEDTP from the coding sequence ATGAAGGAAACGCCCCCTGACATCACGGATGATTTCACGCTGGTCGCCCCGCCGGAACCGTTGGCGTGGCTGTGGCCCGCGGTCATCGCGCTGGCGGTGCTGCTCGTCATCGGCCTGATCGTGTGGCGGCTTTACCGGAAGCGGCGGCTGCCGTTCCAGGAACCCGCCGTGCCGCCGGAGGTGGCCGCCCGCGAGGGCCTGGAAGCCAGCCGCAAACTGCTGGACGAGGGGCGCTACAAGGAATTCGTGGTCGAGGTCTCCCGGGTGCTGCGCGTGTATATCGAGGATCGCTTCGCCCTCCGCGCGCCGCACCTTTCCACCGAGGAGTTCCTCTTTGAGGCGGAACGCAGCGACCGCCTGTCCGTGGACTGGCAGAATGCGCTGGGGGATTTCCTTTTCCAGTGTGACAAGGTGAAGTTCGCGTTGGCGAATACGGAGCAGCCAAGGATGGAGGCGCTCTATGCGACGGCGGAGAGGTTTATCAGTAAGGAGGGAGGACACTCTTGTCCTCCGTCTGCAACGGGAACCCAGAGCAAAGGTACCTCCGGACAAAGTCACGTTTCCCCGTCCATCGCCAATGTCGCCGGAGGACAAGAGTGTCCTCCCTCCTTATTCCCGCAGGCGACGCCTGAGAAGAAAGAGGACACCCCATGA
- a CDS encoding DUF58 domain-containing protein — protein sequence MIPRSYLRKIRQIEVRTNRLAQELLAGAYHSVFKGRGMDFEDVREYQLGDDVRTIDWNVSSRTGVTHIKKYREERELSMAIVVDVSASGIIGTGEQSKRDLAAEIASVLAFSATRNSDRVGLVLFTDKVEKFIPARKGRSHVFRLIREILFFEPENTGTSCEKALHFINHVFPRRAIVFLISDFIDEGYEKALKVTNRKHDVIAIRISDPSESTLPKAGWVTMEDAETGQMVEINTSDPKVVARYEQAAAEKLERQRKMLQRAGLDSIEAETDKPYLIELKKFFERRIMKKNP from the coding sequence ATGATCCCCCGATCCTACCTCCGGAAGATCCGCCAGATCGAGGTGCGGACGAACCGTCTCGCCCAGGAGTTGCTGGCGGGCGCGTACCACTCCGTCTTCAAGGGGCGGGGGATGGACTTCGAGGACGTGCGGGAATACCAGCTCGGGGATGACGTGCGGACCATCGACTGGAACGTGTCCTCCCGCACCGGCGTCACCCACATCAAGAAATACCGGGAGGAGCGGGAGCTTTCCATGGCCATCGTCGTGGATGTCAGCGCGTCCGGCATCATCGGCACCGGGGAGCAGTCGAAGCGGGACCTGGCGGCGGAGATCGCCTCCGTGCTGGCCTTCAGCGCCACCCGCAACAGCGACCGCGTGGGGCTGGTCCTCTTCACGGACAAAGTGGAGAAATTCATCCCCGCCAGGAAGGGGCGCTCGCACGTGTTCCGGCTCATCCGGGAGATCCTCTTTTTCGAGCCGGAGAACACCGGCACCTCCTGTGAGAAGGCACTGCATTTCATCAACCACGTCTTCCCGCGCCGGGCCATCGTCTTCCTCATCTCCGACTTCATCGACGAGGGTTACGAGAAGGCGCTGAAGGTCACCAACCGGAAGCACGACGTCATCGCCATCCGCATCTCCGATCCCAGCGAATCCACCCTGCCGAAGGCCGGGTGGGTGACCATGGAGGATGCGGAGACCGGGCAGATGGTGGAGATCAACACCAGCGACCCGAAGGTGGTGGCACGGTATGAGCAGGCCGCCGCGGAGAAGCTGGAGCGGCAGCGCAAGATGCTGCAGCGCGCCGGTCTGGACTCCATCGAGGCGGAGACGGACAAGCCCTACCTCATCGAGCTGAAGAAGTTTTTCGAGCGCCGCATCATGAAGAAGAATCCATGA
- a CDS encoding MoxR family ATPase, producing the protein MNQDELERLQQEITDASGWIPAIMAEMSKVVVGQQYVIERLLIGLLSDGHVLLEGVPGLAKTTTIKALAQSIQGVFKRIQFTPDLLPSDIVGTLFYNSQTQEYSTKKGPIFGNLILADEINRAPAKVQSALLEAMQEHQVTLGETTFPLPDPFLVLATQNPLDQDGTYPLPEAQVDRFMLKVVVDYGTHEEELGILEKMGTSGAKPTVSPVTDLDTIVRMRSLSDRVYVDPQIKDYIVRLVLATRDPKSIDPKLDGLIRYGASPRATINLILAAKAHAFLQGRAHVTPFDVRSIAPDVLRHRLIRTYEAEAEEVTSEQLVSWVLDKVAVP; encoded by the coding sequence ATGAATCAGGACGAATTGGAACGACTCCAGCAGGAAATCACCGACGCCAGCGGCTGGATCCCCGCGATCATGGCGGAAATGTCGAAGGTCGTTGTCGGCCAGCAGTATGTCATCGAGCGGCTGCTCATCGGCCTGCTGTCGGATGGCCACGTGCTGCTGGAAGGCGTGCCCGGCCTGGCGAAGACCACCACCATCAAGGCGCTCGCGCAGAGCATCCAGGGAGTGTTCAAGCGCATCCAGTTCACACCGGACCTGCTGCCGTCGGACATTGTCGGCACTCTGTTCTACAACTCCCAGACGCAGGAATACTCCACCAAGAAGGGGCCCATCTTCGGCAACCTCATCCTGGCGGACGAAATCAACCGCGCCCCGGCGAAGGTCCAGTCCGCGCTGCTGGAGGCCATGCAGGAACACCAGGTCACCCTGGGGGAGACCACCTTCCCGCTGCCGGATCCTTTCCTCGTCCTCGCCACCCAGAACCCGCTCGACCAGGACGGCACCTACCCGCTGCCGGAGGCGCAGGTGGACCGCTTCATGCTGAAGGTCGTCGTCGACTACGGCACCCATGAGGAGGAGCTGGGCATTCTGGAAAAGATGGGCACCTCCGGCGCGAAGCCGACCGTCAGCCCCGTCACCGACCTGGACACCATCGTCCGCATGCGCTCGCTGAGCGACCGGGTTTATGTCGATCCGCAGATCAAGGACTACATCGTCCGGCTGGTGCTCGCCACCCGTGACCCGAAGTCCATCGACCCGAAGCTCGACGGACTCATCCGCTACGGCGCCTCCCCGCGTGCCACCATCAACCTCATCCTCGCGGCGAAGGCGCACGCCTTCCTGCAAGGCCGCGCGCATGTCACGCCGTTCGACGTCCGCAGCATCGCCCCGGACGTCCTGCGCCACCGCCTGATCCGCACCTATGAGGCGGAGGCGGAGGAAGTCACCAGCGAGCAACTGGTGAGCTGGGTCCTGGACAAGGTAGCGGTTCCCTGA
- a CDS encoding malate dehydrogenase: protein MKDPITVSITGAAGQIGYALLFRIASGYVFGADQPVNLRLIEVEAALPALNGVVMELDDCAFPLLREVVPTADLDEGFKGANWALLVGSVPRKAGMERGDLLGINGRIFTGQGQAIARSAAKDIRVLVVGNPCNTNALIAMNNAAGVPNDRFFAMTRLDENRAKSQLAAKAGVHSSDVTNLCIWGNHSATQYPDFTNAKIGGKPATEVITDQAWLEGEFIKTVQQRGAAIIAARGASSAASAANAAIDTVKSLITATPDGDWTSVAVCSDGSYGIEKGLIASMPIRSKGDGTWEVVQGVPVSEFSQGKIDATINELKEERDAVKDLIP, encoded by the coding sequence ATGAAGGACCCCATCACAGTCTCCATCACAGGTGCGGCCGGCCAGATCGGCTACGCGCTGCTGTTCCGCATCGCATCCGGTTATGTCTTCGGCGCCGACCAACCGGTGAACCTCCGCCTCATCGAGGTGGAGGCCGCCTTGCCCGCCCTCAACGGAGTGGTGATGGAGCTGGATGACTGCGCGTTCCCGCTGCTGCGGGAGGTGGTGCCGACGGCGGACCTGGACGAAGGCTTCAAGGGCGCGAACTGGGCGCTGCTCGTCGGCTCCGTGCCGCGGAAGGCGGGGATGGAGCGCGGCGACTTGCTGGGCATCAACGGCAGGATCTTCACCGGCCAGGGCCAGGCCATCGCCCGCAGCGCCGCGAAGGACATCCGTGTGCTGGTCGTCGGGAACCCCTGCAACACCAACGCCCTCATCGCCATGAACAACGCCGCCGGCGTGCCGAACGACCGGTTCTTCGCCATGACCCGCCTCGACGAGAACCGGGCGAAAAGCCAGCTCGCCGCGAAGGCCGGCGTCCATTCGTCGGACGTCACCAACCTCTGCATCTGGGGCAACCACTCCGCCACCCAGTATCCGGACTTCACCAACGCGAAGATCGGCGGAAAGCCCGCCACCGAAGTCATCACCGACCAGGCGTGGCTGGAGGGTGAGTTCATCAAGACCGTCCAGCAGCGCGGCGCCGCCATCATCGCCGCCCGTGGTGCATCCTCCGCCGCTTCCGCCGCGAACGCCGCCATCGACACCGTGAAAAGCCTCATCACCGCCACTCCGGACGGTGACTGGACCTCCGTTGCCGTCTGTTCGGATGGATCCTATGGCATCGAAAAGGGCCTCATCGCCTCCATGCCCATCCGCTCGAAAGGCGACGGCACCTGGGAGGTCGTGCAGGGCGTGCCCGTCAGCGAGTTCAGCCAGGGCAAGATTGATGCCACCATCAACGAGCTGAAGGAAGAACGGGACGCAGTGAAGGATCTCATCCCATAA